From a single Nostoc sp. MS1 genomic region:
- a CDS encoding CHAT domain-containing protein, whose protein sequence is MNFLIKHHRWLYVSLSIFSLCLSVTMTPAKGSVQLPTDTLNAPTLIAQASNLLEQGRNLYHSGRFTEAATAWQAAVQYYRNQGDRQSEALSLNYLSLAQQELNQWESAKQSIEHSLELLQTNQPADAIIWAQVLNTQARLQLHLGNAETALTNWQKAQKFYEQAGDTIGSLGTQINQAQALQNLGFYRRSQQQLQALTQKLAAMPDSEVKISSLRSLGLALQMIGDPQSQKILNQSLAIAKKIDAKPQLSSILLSLGKNASNSQDPEAALDYFEQAEQVATNPSDSLQGRLARFQLFLDYNKPEHAAPLAPQLLQQLQVLPPSHDSLYTAINFVATLNRYGNSRQILPIKEQAQLMAATVQSAQQIQDAAAEAYALHQWGKLYQRTQQWTEAEELAKKSLNIARQITAHDIIAQSAWQVGQLYRQQGERSKAIAAYKEAVKALKALRSDLVAVNSDVQFSFRESVEPVYRELVGLLLDNNPTQAELVQARELIESLQVAELDNFFREACLDKTTQIDQVDPNATVIYPIMLSDRLAVILSQAGKPLRYYVTQVSSNQIDQTLDDLLVAINPVSDAKDRQRSSQQIYDWLIHPGEIDQAFKDSKTLVFVLDGKLRNIPMAALYDGKQYLIEKYAVALSPGLQLMAAQSLRQNKIKAIIAGISQSRSGFSALPAVELEVKQISQKVQSSMLLNQKFTNQALSDRIKSSNANVVHLATHGQFSSRLEDTYLLTWDGQVNVKELSELLKNRGGNSAKAIELLVLSACDTATGDDRAVLGLAGLAVKSGARSTIATLWPVKDKAAEMLMTRFYDQLRQPNMTKAEALRQAQISLIRQTDFQDPFFWSAFVLVGNWI, encoded by the coding sequence ATGAATTTCTTGATTAAACACCACCGTTGGCTGTATGTGAGTTTGAGTATTTTCAGTTTGTGTCTATCTGTGACAATGACACCAGCAAAAGGATCTGTGCAATTACCTACAGACACCTTGAACGCGCCAACATTAATTGCCCAAGCTAGTAACTTATTAGAACAGGGAAGAAACCTGTATCATTCAGGACGGTTTACAGAAGCAGCCACAGCTTGGCAAGCGGCTGTACAGTATTACCGTAACCAAGGCGATCGCCAGAGTGAAGCCCTCAGTTTAAACTACCTCTCACTAGCACAACAAGAACTCAATCAATGGGAAAGCGCCAAGCAGTCCATTGAACACAGTTTAGAACTTTTGCAAACCAATCAACCTGCTGATGCCATTATTTGGGCGCAGGTACTCAATACTCAAGCTAGGTTACAACTACATCTTGGCAATGCCGAAACTGCCCTAACCAATTGGCAAAAAGCGCAAAAATTCTATGAACAAGCGGGTGATACAATCGGTAGTTTGGGAACTCAGATTAACCAAGCACAAGCTTTACAAAATTTGGGATTTTATCGCCGTTCTCAACAACAATTACAAGCGTTAACCCAAAAATTGGCAGCAATGCCTGATTCGGAAGTCAAAATTAGTAGTTTGCGATCGCTTGGTTTAGCATTACAAATGATTGGCGATCCTCAAAGTCAAAAGATATTAAATCAAAGTTTGGCTATAGCTAAAAAAATCGATGCTAAACCTCAATTAAGTTCTATTTTACTCAGTTTAGGCAAAAATGCCAGTAATTCGCAAGACCCAGAAGCAGCCCTAGATTACTTTGAACAGGCTGAACAAGTCGCTACCAATCCCAGCGATAGTTTACAAGGGCGATTGGCTCGGTTTCAACTATTTCTCGACTACAACAAACCAGAACATGCTGCACCCCTTGCGCCCCAATTATTGCAACAACTACAAGTATTACCCCCCAGTCATGATTCCCTCTACACAGCCATAAATTTTGTTGCAACTCTCAATCGTTATGGCAACTCTAGGCAAATTCTCCCCATAAAAGAGCAAGCACAACTCATGGCGGCTACAGTCCAATCTGCACAACAGATTCAAGATGCAGCCGCCGAAGCCTATGCCCTGCATCAGTGGGGAAAACTTTATCAGCGCACTCAACAGTGGACAGAAGCCGAAGAATTAGCTAAAAAATCCTTGAATATTGCTCGGCAAATTACAGCCCACGATATTATCGCTCAATCGGCATGGCAGGTAGGACAATTGTATCGACAACAGGGCGAGCGCTCAAAAGCCATTGCTGCTTATAAAGAAGCCGTCAAAGCCTTAAAAGCATTGCGTTCTGATTTAGTTGCAGTTAACTCCGATGTCCAATTCTCTTTTCGGGAAAGTGTAGAGCCTGTATATCGAGAATTAGTAGGTTTACTGCTAGATAATAATCCAACTCAAGCTGAATTAGTGCAGGCTCGTGAATTAATCGAATCTCTGCAAGTCGCCGAACTCGATAACTTCTTTCGTGAAGCCTGTTTAGATAAAACCACACAAATTGACCAAGTTGACCCCAATGCCACGGTGATCTATCCCATCATGTTAAGCGATCGCCTAGCGGTGATTCTCTCCCAAGCTGGAAAACCCTTACGCTATTATGTCACCCAAGTATCATCAAACCAAATTGACCAAACTTTAGATGACTTACTAGTGGCTATCAACCCAGTTTCTGACGCTAAAGACAGACAGCGATCTTCTCAACAGATTTATGACTGGCTAATTCATCCTGGGGAAATTGATCAAGCTTTTAAAGATAGCAAAACCTTAGTTTTTGTCTTAGATGGGAAGTTGCGTAACATCCCGATGGCAGCTTTATATGACGGTAAGCAATATCTGATTGAGAAGTATGCCGTCGCCTTGTCGCCAGGATTGCAATTAATGGCTGCCCAATCATTGCGGCAAAACAAAATTAAGGCGATCATTGCTGGTATCAGTCAATCCCGCTCTGGGTTTAGTGCTTTACCTGCGGTGGAATTAGAAGTAAAGCAGATTTCTCAAAAAGTACAATCTTCGATGTTACTTAATCAGAAATTTACAAATCAAGCTCTTAGCGATCGCATAAAATCTAGTAATGCCAATGTTGTTCACCTAGCCACCCACGGGCAATTTAGCTCCCGCCTTGAAGATACCTATCTACTTACTTGGGATGGACAAGTCAACGTCAAAGAACTATCCGAACTCCTCAAAAATCGTGGCGGTAATTCCGCAAAAGCAATTGAACTATTAGTACTGAGTGCTTGCGATACAGCCACAGGCGATGACCGTGCTGTCCTGGGATTAGCGGGTTTAGCTGTCAAATCTGGCGCACGTTCCACCATCGCCACCCTCTGGCCAGTTAAAGATAAGGCAGCTGAAATGCTGATGACTCGCTTCTACGACCAATTACGCCAACCCAACATGACTAAAGCTGAAGCATTACGACAAGCACAAATTAGTCTGATTCGGCAAACTGACTTTCAAGACCCATTTTTCTGGTCTGCTTTTGTTCTGGTTGGCAATTGGATTTAA